A genomic window from Halogeometricum borinquense DSM 11551 includes:
- a CDS encoding 30S ribosomal protein S12, with the protein MANGKYAARKLKKDRQQRRWSDSEYARRERGLRKKSDPLEGAPQARGIVLEKVGIEAKQPNSAIRKCVRVQLIKNGKQVTAFCPGDGAISFIDEHDEVTIAGIGGAKGRAMGDLSGVNYKVEKVNGVSMIELVRGNAEKPVR; encoded by the coding sequence ATGGCGAACGGCAAGTACGCCGCGCGCAAGCTCAAGAAGGACCGGCAGCAGCGACGCTGGTCTGACTCCGAGTACGCGCGCCGCGAACGCGGTCTCCGTAAGAAGTCTGACCCCCTCGAAGGCGCACCGCAGGCACGCGGTATCGTGCTCGAGAAGGTCGGTATCGAAGCAAAGCAGCCGAACTCGGCAATCCGAAAGTGCGTCCGTGTTCAGCTCATCAAGAACGGTAAGCAGGTCACCGCGTTCTGTCCCGGTGACGGCGCTATCTCGTTCATCGACGAACACGACGAAGTCACCATCGCCGGTATCGGTGGGGCGAAGGGTCGTGCGATGGGTGACCTTTCGGGTGTCAACTACAAGGTCGAGAAGGTCAACGGCGTGTCGATGATCGAACTGGTTCGCGGTAACGCAGAGAAACCGGTGCGATAA
- a CDS encoding elongation factor EF-2: protein MGRRKKIVQECEKLMDKPEQIRNIAIAAHVDHGKTTLTDNLLAGAGMIADEGEATRLMMDTEEDEQERGITIDAANVSMTHEYEDNNHLINLIDTPGHVDFGGDVTRAMRAVDGALVVVDAVEGAMPQTETVVRQALREGVKPALFINKVDRLISELQEGPEEMQQRLTDVISDVNELIRGMTEDMDDVDDWTVSVEDGTVAFGSALYKWGVSLPSMQATGMSFGDIIELERADKRQELHEKTPLSDVVLDMVAEHFPDPLDAQPRRIPRVWRGDDDTDLAKQMREVDDDGEVVFMVTDIGMDPHAGEIATGRVFSGTIKKGQELYVSGTAGKNRVQSVGIFMGGEREELDRGVPAGNIAAVTGLRDAIAGSTVSSVEMTPFESIEHISEPVITKSVEAKNMDDLPKLIETLQQVAKEDPTIRVEINEDTGEHLISGQGELHLEVITQRIQKNQGIPVVTGEPIVVYREAPQKESREVEGVSPNRHNKFYITVEPLSEDIIEQIQLGEVSMDMPELERREALQEAGMDKDTSQNVEHIHGTNILIDDTKGIQHLNETMELVIEGLEEALDDGPLAAEPAQGSLLRLHDAKLHEDTIHRGPAQVIPAVRDAVHRSLIDADIKLLEPIQNVRIDVPSEHMGSASGEIQGRRGRVDDMYQEGDLMVIEGIAPVEEMIGFSSDIRSATEGRASWNTENAGFRVLSDNLQREKIMEIRERKGMKLELPQSIDQF from the coding sequence ATGGGCCGACGAAAGAAAATCGTCCAGGAATGCGAGAAGTTGATGGACAAACCGGAGCAGATCCGGAACATCGCCATCGCTGCTCACGTCGACCACGGGAAGACGACCCTTACCGACAACCTCCTCGCTGGTGCGGGGATGATTGCGGACGAGGGTGAGGCGACACGCCTCATGATGGACACTGAAGAAGACGAGCAGGAACGCGGTATCACCATTGACGCCGCAAACGTCTCGATGACGCACGAGTACGAGGATAACAACCACCTCATCAACCTCATCGACACGCCGGGCCACGTTGACTTCGGTGGCGACGTGACGCGTGCGATGCGCGCTGTTGACGGTGCACTCGTCGTTGTTGACGCTGTCGAGGGTGCCATGCCGCAGACCGAGACGGTTGTCCGGCAGGCGCTCCGCGAGGGCGTCAAGCCCGCGCTGTTCATCAACAAGGTTGACCGCCTTATCTCGGAACTCCAAGAGGGTCCCGAGGAGATGCAGCAGCGTCTCACTGACGTCATCAGTGACGTGAACGAGCTCATCCGCGGGATGACCGAGGATATGGACGACGTTGACGACTGGACCGTCTCCGTCGAAGACGGGACCGTCGCCTTCGGGTCTGCTCTCTACAAGTGGGGCGTTTCGCTCCCGTCGATGCAGGCTACGGGCATGTCGTTCGGCGACATCATCGAACTCGAACGCGCCGACAAGCGGCAGGAACTCCACGAGAAGACGCCGCTTTCGGACGTCGTCCTCGACATGGTCGCCGAGCACTTCCCCGACCCGCTCGACGCCCAGCCCCGTCGTATCCCGCGCGTCTGGCGTGGTGACGACGATACGGACCTCGCAAAGCAGATGCGCGAAGTCGATGACGACGGCGAAGTCGTCTTCATGGTGACCGACATCGGGATGGACCCCCACGCGGGCGAAATCGCCACCGGTCGCGTCTTCTCGGGCACTATCAAGAAGGGCCAAGAGCTCTACGTCTCCGGGACGGCCGGGAAGAACCGCGTTCAGTCCGTCGGTATCTTCATGGGCGGCGAACGTGAGGAACTGGACCGTGGTGTCCCCGCAGGGAACATCGCGGCCGTCACGGGTCTTCGTGACGCTATCGCCGGTTCCACTGTCTCCTCTGTCGAGATGACGCCGTTCGAGTCCATCGAGCACATCTCCGAGCCGGTCATCACGAAGTCCGTCGAGGCGAAGAACATGGACGACCTGCCGAAGCTCATCGAGACGCTCCAGCAGGTCGCAAAGGAGGACCCCACCATCCGCGTCGAGATTAACGAGGACACGGGTGAACACCTCATCAGCGGTCAGGGTGAACTCCACCTCGAGGTCATCACGCAGCGTATTCAGAAGAACCAGGGTATTCCGGTCGTCACCGGTGAGCCGATTGTTGTCTACCGCGAGGCCCCGCAGAAGGAGTCCCGCGAAGTCGAGGGTGTCTCCCCGAACCGCCACAACAAGTTCTACATCACGGTCGAACCCCTCTCGGAGGACATCATCGAGCAGATTCAGCTCGGTGAAGTCTCCATGGACATGCCCGAACTGGAGCGCCGTGAGGCACTGCAGGAAGCCGGCATGGACAAGGACACCTCCCAGAACGTCGAACACATCCACGGGACGAACATCCTCATCGACGACACGAAGGGTATCCAGCACCTGAACGAGACGATGGAACTCGTCATCGAGGGTCTCGAAGAGGCACTCGACGACGGTCCGCTCGCCGCCGAACCCGCACAGGGTTCGCTGCTTCGCCTGCACGACGCGAAGCTTCACGAGGACACCATCCACCGCGGTCCCGCGCAGGTTATCCCGGCAGTCCGCGATGCCGTTCACCGGTCGCTCATCGACGCCGACATCAAACTGCTCGAACCCATCCAGAACGTCCGCATCGACGTTCCGTCCGAGCACATGGGTTCGGCGTCCGGCGAGATTCAGGGTCGCCGTGGCCGCGTCGACGACATGTACCAAGAGGGTGACCTGATGGTCATCGAGGGTATCGCGCCCGTCGAAGAGATGATCGGTTTCTCCTCGGACATCCGCTCTGCGACCGAAGGTCGCGCATCGTGGAACACCGAGAACGCTGGCTTCCGTGTCCTCTCGGACAACCTCCAGCGCGAGAAGATCATGGAGATCCGAGAGCGGAAGGGCATGAAGCTCGAACTGCCGCAGTCTATCGACCAGTTCTAA
- a CDS encoding universal stress protein translates to MVTYIIGTDGDAASEAIGDYLDQEVDSDDRLEIVNVLSSGADADESIKGREALEQLEERFEDRTSVTTHQFSRGQSPTDELIGYADEIDADRIVIALRRHSRTERIIFGSVSHALLQRTTRPTTLVPLPEYQPPDE, encoded by the coding sequence ATGGTGACGTATATCATTGGGACAGATGGGGACGCGGCGAGCGAGGCAATCGGAGACTATCTGGACCAAGAGGTCGATTCGGACGACCGACTCGAAATCGTCAACGTCCTGTCGTCGGGGGCCGACGCTGACGAGAGCATCAAGGGACGAGAGGCACTCGAACAGTTAGAAGAACGGTTTGAGGATCGTACGTCTGTAACGACACACCAGTTCAGCCGCGGGCAAAGTCCGACCGACGAACTCATCGGGTACGCGGACGAAATCGACGCGGATCGAATCGTCATTGCGCTTCGACGCCATTCTCGAACCGAGCGCATTATCTTCGGAAGCGTCTCGCACGCACTCCTCCAGCGGACCACTCGTCCAACGACACTGGTTCCACTACCGGAGTACCAACCACCGGACGAGTGA
- a CDS encoding NusA-like transcription termination signal-binding factor, giving the protein MTVTLSDTARQYIALFEDETEAVARDCLVFDDRVVILVAAGQMGQAIGPRGQHVHAVEEKIGRSVELVEDADTTEAFVESMLAPAAVRHVTISEQDDRVAYVEVENADRGVAIGKEGRNIETARTLAERHHGVDDIQLT; this is encoded by the coding sequence ATGACTGTCACGCTGTCGGACACGGCACGGCAATACATCGCCCTCTTCGAGGACGAGACCGAAGCGGTCGCACGCGACTGTCTCGTGTTCGACGACCGCGTGGTCATCCTCGTCGCGGCGGGGCAGATGGGACAGGCCATCGGCCCGCGCGGACAACACGTCCACGCAGTCGAGGAGAAAATCGGTCGGTCAGTCGAACTCGTTGAGGACGCCGATACTACCGAGGCGTTCGTCGAGAGCATGCTCGCGCCCGCCGCCGTCCGGCACGTGACCATCTCCGAACAGGACGACCGCGTGGCCTACGTCGAAGTCGAAAACGCGGATCGCGGCGTCGCCATCGGAAAAGAGGGGCGGAACATTGAGACGGCGCGAACGCTCGCGGAACGACACCACGGCGTTGACGACATCCAGTTGACGTAG
- a CDS encoding mechanosensitive ion channel family protein, translating to MSPPATALHFLGWFGQIGPIDLTALPEGYEQLVGAALGFGIGSTVIYLFGRLLLLPGIVRVVGSRNRNNPTIVSATETYAHAAIILLAGVGGVVGAGYGEVLTDSALIVAAVTLVFGVAGQEVIGSLISGLFLVADPDFNVGDWIAWSGGEGIVEAVDFRVTRVRTINNETVAVPNTELTTNTLTRPYGRDRYRVTERVAVAYDDDVELALKELVEVIRTDDRILADPEPNSRIIEFGDSSIGLRAEFWLADPMDVDLVDVRSSFRRRVKARFDEVGLTLGPPSGRAVSGELSVDVIDGRRTGEETTCDTRRGDGN from the coding sequence ATGTCACCGCCGGCCACTGCTCTGCATTTCCTCGGTTGGTTCGGTCAGATCGGTCCGATCGATCTGACGGCACTCCCCGAAGGATACGAACAACTGGTGGGCGCCGCTCTCGGCTTTGGTATCGGTTCGACGGTAATCTACCTATTCGGCCGTCTGCTGCTGCTGCCCGGGATCGTCCGCGTCGTCGGGTCGCGTAACCGAAACAATCCGACAATCGTCTCGGCCACGGAGACGTACGCACATGCGGCCATCATTCTCTTGGCCGGGGTGGGTGGTGTCGTCGGCGCTGGGTACGGCGAGGTGTTGACGGACTCGGCACTCATCGTCGCCGCGGTGACGCTCGTCTTCGGCGTCGCCGGCCAGGAGGTCATCGGCTCGTTGATAAGCGGACTGTTCCTCGTTGCCGACCCGGACTTCAACGTGGGCGACTGGATAGCGTGGTCCGGCGGAGAGGGTATCGTCGAGGCGGTTGACTTCCGTGTGACACGTGTTCGGACAATAAACAACGAAACGGTGGCCGTCCCGAACACTGAACTGACGACAAACACGCTGACGCGTCCGTACGGCCGCGACCGCTATCGGGTGACAGAGCGTGTGGCTGTCGCCTACGACGACGATGTAGAACTGGCTCTCAAGGAGTTGGTCGAGGTGATCCGGACGGACGATAGAATACTTGCCGACCCCGAGCCGAACTCTCGCATCATCGAGTTTGGGGACAGCTCCATTGGACTCCGCGCCGAGTTTTGGCTTGCGGACCCGATGGATGTGGACCTCGTCGATGTTCGGTCGTCCTTTCGACGACGAGTCAAAGCGCGATTTGACGAAGTGGGACTGACGCTCGGGCCACCGTCGGGCCGAGCGGTAAGCGGTGAACTGTCGGTGGATGTCATCGATGGTCGTCGTACGGGCGAAGAGACGACGTGTGACACTCGTCGCGGAGACGGCAACTAA
- the rpoA2 gene encoding DNA-directed RNA polymerase subunit A'': MTEYEHVTEDVEALVEDRDIPRRLKIRIYDTIEEREGVSPSQADEIAQAVEARYLDTRVDPLDPVGTVSAQSIGEPGTQMTMNTFHYAGVAEIDVTQGLPRLIELVDARKTPDTPMMTVFLEGEYATERERAHEVVWSMEATKILALGDVSTNVADMVVRIDLNEDTLMERWPTVNNVDTVAQEIAETIEDALGVKTRRSGTVVEFGPESPSYRRLLQLVEELRDIVFKGIEDITRVVIRKEENDDTGEEEFVLYTEGSAFGDVLSIEGVDASRTTSNNIHEIHRNLGIEAAREAIIDETMNTLREQGLDDVNVRHLMLVADIMTNRGEIESIGRHGISGSKDSVLARAAFEVTVNHLLDAAIHGEEDDLDGVIENVIVGKPIAIGTGDVDLRMGSIEASTETEPETDAAAPEPSDD, encoded by the coding sequence ATGACTGAGTACGAACACGTAACTGAAGACGTCGAAGCGCTCGTCGAGGACCGCGACATTCCTCGACGACTGAAGATACGAATCTACGACACCATCGAGGAACGTGAGGGCGTCTCGCCCTCGCAGGCCGACGAAATCGCACAGGCTGTCGAGGCTCGTTACCTCGACACCCGCGTGGACCCGCTCGACCCCGTCGGGACTGTCTCCGCACAGTCCATCGGTGAACCGGGGACGCAGATGACGATGAACACGTTCCACTATGCGGGTGTCGCAGAAATCGACGTGACGCAGGGGCTTCCCCGCCTCATCGAACTGGTGGACGCCCGGAAGACGCCGGACACGCCGATGATGACGGTGTTCCTCGAAGGCGAGTACGCGACCGAACGCGAACGCGCCCACGAGGTCGTCTGGTCGATGGAGGCGACGAAGATTCTCGCCCTCGGTGACGTGTCCACGAACGTTGCGGACATGGTCGTCCGCATCGACTTGAACGAGGACACGCTCATGGAGCGGTGGCCCACGGTGAACAACGTGGACACCGTCGCCCAGGAGATTGCCGAGACCATCGAGGACGCCCTCGGCGTGAAGACGCGACGCTCGGGAACCGTCGTCGAGTTCGGTCCCGAATCGCCGAGTTACCGTCGTCTACTCCAACTGGTCGAGGAACTGCGCGACATCGTCTTCAAGGGTATCGAGGACATCACGCGCGTCGTCATCCGGAAAGAGGAGAACGACGACACCGGCGAAGAGGAGTTCGTCCTCTACACCGAGGGGTCGGCGTTCGGTGACGTCCTCTCTATCGAGGGCGTGGACGCCTCGCGGACGACGAGTAACAACATCCACGAGATTCACCGCAATCTCGGCATCGAGGCGGCGCGTGAGGCCATCATCGACGAGACGATGAACACGCTCCGCGAACAGGGTCTCGACGACGTGAACGTTCGACACCTGATGCTCGTCGCAGACATCATGACGAACCGCGGTGAGATCGAGTCCATCGGCCGTCACGGTATCTCCGGCTCGAAAGACTCCGTCCTCGCCCGTGCGGCATTCGAGGTGACGGTCAACCACCTCCTCGACGCCGCTATCCACGGCGAGGAAGACGACCTCGACGGCGTCATCGAGAACGTCATCGTCGGCAAGCCCATCGCCATCGGTACCGGCGACGTGGACCTCCGTATGGGCTCTATCGAGGCTTCGACCGAGACCGAACCCGAGACGGATGCGGCCGCGCCCGAACCCTCCGACGACTGA
- the rpsJ gene encoding 30S ribosomal protein S10: protein MQQARVRLAGTSPDDLDDICDDVREIANKTGVNLSGPIPLPTKTLEVPARKSPDGEGTATWEHWEMRVHKRLIDIDADERALRQLMRIQVPSDVSIEIVLED, encoded by the coding sequence ATGCAGCAGGCACGCGTTCGTCTCGCCGGGACCAGCCCGGACGACCTCGACGACATCTGCGACGACGTCCGCGAAATTGCGAACAAGACGGGCGTCAACCTCAGCGGCCCGATTCCGCTGCCGACGAAAACCCTCGAAGTTCCCGCCCGCAAGTCTCCCGACGGTGAAGGGACCGCGACGTGGGAGCACTGGGAGATGCGCGTCCACAAGCGTCTCATCGACATTGACGCTGACGAACGCGCCCTGCGCCAGCTGATGCGGATTCAGGTCCCCAGCGACGTCAGTATCGAGATCGTTCTCGAAGACTGA
- a CDS encoding DUF5781 family protein, which yields MDLRVLGSAPTDPFLSAADLFETEYDLDKPVHVTVRDDPDERTWAAHYDDRHELNISRQAATSAMGRELVLHELAHMVRYEEQHASHIQSTEEALYLALSGKSVERRKLAHCYQIANHMKDIYADDITLSLGLAEKLVHFLESELARAIAANPGPSPWPNSRLVTANADPEITAVNAAFALALVERHGLIDPDHRIYDLAHAAADDAPDVELSAFKERFRSLSDDPTESDYRKALVDVTREYAIGTNDRGGPAAAD from the coding sequence ATGGATCTCCGAGTGCTCGGATCCGCGCCGACGGATCCGTTTCTCAGTGCTGCTGACCTGTTCGAGACCGAGTACGACCTCGACAAGCCGGTACACGTCACCGTCCGCGACGACCCCGACGAACGAACCTGGGCCGCCCACTACGATGACAGACACGAGTTGAACATCTCCCGGCAGGCCGCGACGAGTGCGATGGGACGCGAACTCGTCCTGCACGAACTCGCACACATGGTTCGGTACGAAGAACAACACGCTTCCCACATTCAATCGACAGAAGAAGCTCTGTACCTCGCCCTTTCGGGCAAATCAGTCGAACGGCGAAAGTTAGCCCACTGCTACCAGATTGCAAATCACATGAAGGATATCTACGCGGACGACATCACCCTTTCTTTGGGACTTGCGGAGAAACTCGTCCACTTCCTCGAATCGGAGTTAGCCCGCGCCATCGCAGCCAATCCCGGACCTTCGCCGTGGCCGAACTCCCGACTCGTCACCGCGAACGCCGACCCGGAGATAACCGCGGTGAACGCCGCGTTCGCACTCGCACTCGTCGAACGCCACGGCCTCATCGATCCTGACCACCGCATCTACGACTTGGCTCACGCCGCTGCCGATGACGCCCCGGACGTCGAGCTATCCGCGTTCAAAGAGCGATTCCGCTCGCTGTCGGATGACCCCACCGAGAGCGACTACCGGAAGGCGCTCGTGGACGTAACGCGCGAGTACGCCATCGGAACGAACGACCGCGGCGGTCCCGCTGCGGCAGACTAA
- a CDS encoding 30S ribosomal protein S7, with protein MSDSEQPEPESPADSEEASANAQLFGVWDIVDIEYADPSTQRYINVTPIAHTMGRHASKQFQKSEISIVERLINRLMQSEDNTGHKQKTMKIVKDAFEIVHERTDENPIQVLVTAVENAAPREETVRLKYGGISVPQAVDVAPQRRVDQALKFLAEGTASGSYKTTTSAAEALAQQLVGASNYNVETYAINQKEERERVAEAAR; from the coding sequence ATGTCCGACAGCGAGCAACCCGAACCGGAATCTCCGGCCGACTCCGAGGAAGCGTCTGCGAACGCACAACTGTTCGGCGTCTGGGACATCGTTGACATCGAGTACGCTGACCCCTCGACGCAGCGATACATCAACGTCACGCCCATCGCACACACGATGGGTCGCCACGCCTCGAAGCAGTTCCAGAAGTCAGAGATCAGCATCGTCGAGCGACTCATCAACCGCCTCATGCAGTCTGAGGACAACACGGGTCACAAGCAGAAGACGATGAAGATCGTGAAGGACGCCTTCGAGATCGTTCACGAGCGGACGGACGAGAACCCGATTCAAGTACTCGTCACCGCCGTCGAAAACGCTGCTCCCCGTGAGGAAACCGTCCGTCTCAAGTACGGCGGTATCTCCGTCCCGCAGGCCGTTGACGTCGCACCCCAGCGTCGCGTCGATCAGGCGCTGAAGTTCCTCGCTGAGGGGACCGCGAGCGGTTCCTACAAGACCACCACGAGCGCCGCTGAGGCACTTGCCCAGCAGCTTGTCGGTGCTTCGAACTACAACGTCGAGACGTACGCTATCAACCAGAAAGAAGAGCGCGAACGCGTTGCGGAAGCGGCCCGGTAA
- a CDS encoding homoserine dehydrogenase: MSGKRLAVLGAGAVGGSVVELAESYGHTVTAFADSASAVVDADGIDPASVLKQKHDEGRVGSADPESALHADYDVLVEATPTTLGDAEPGFSHVRHALERGADVVLANKGPVAERYADLMALERENAGSVRFEATVGGAIPVLSTIEDLSPEHVTAARGVLNGTANFVLSRMATEGLDYEHVLAEAQDLGVAEADPSFDVEGTDAALKCVILSNVLAEGEREYTLADANVEGITNIPGSALELAAEDGQTVRLIGESTPDRVRVSPRLVPQNTALAVSGTRNIVQLETKHAGQLNISGRGAGGPETASAVLADIGRLD, translated from the coding sequence ATGAGCGGCAAGCGCCTCGCTGTCCTCGGTGCCGGTGCCGTCGGCGGGTCGGTCGTCGAACTCGCTGAGTCGTACGGCCACACCGTCACGGCGTTCGCTGACTCCGCTTCGGCGGTTGTGGATGCCGACGGCATAGACCCGGCGTCGGTACTCAAACAAAAACACGACGAGGGTCGCGTCGGGTCCGCAGACCCCGAGTCGGCGCTCCACGCCGACTACGACGTGTTGGTGGAGGCGACGCCGACGACGCTCGGCGACGCTGAACCGGGATTCTCCCACGTACGCCACGCGCTCGAACGCGGCGCGGATGTCGTGTTAGCGAACAAGGGTCCTGTCGCCGAGCGGTATGCGGACCTGATGGCGCTCGAACGCGAGAATGCGGGATCGGTTCGATTTGAGGCGACCGTCGGGGGCGCGATTCCGGTCCTCTCTACTATTGAAGACCTCTCGCCCGAACACGTCACCGCCGCGCGCGGCGTCCTCAACGGGACGGCCAACTTCGTGCTCTCGCGGATGGCAACTGAGGGATTGGACTACGAACACGTCCTCGCGGAGGCACAAGACCTCGGTGTTGCCGAGGCAGACCCTTCGTTTGACGTGGAGGGGACGGACGCGGCACTGAAGTGTGTCATCCTCTCGAACGTCCTCGCCGAAGGTGAACGGGAGTACACGCTGGCGGACGCCAACGTTGAGGGAATTACGAACATCCCTGGGAGTGCGCTGGAACTAGCGGCGGAGGACGGGCAAACGGTTCGTCTCATTGGTGAGTCCACGCCCGACCGGGTGCGCGTCAGTCCGCGCCTCGTCCCACAGAACACTGCGCTTGCTGTTTCAGGCACCAGAAACATCGTCCAATTGGAGACAAAGCACGCTGGCCAACTCAATATCAGCGGTCGGGGCGCGGGCGGTCCGGAGACCGCATCGGCGGTGCTAGCGGATATTGGCCGCCTCGATTAA
- the tuf gene encoding translation elongation factor EF-1 subunit alpha: MSDKPHQNLAIIGHVDHGKSTLVGRLLFETGSVPEHVIEQHREEAEEKGKGGFEFAYVMDNLAEERERGVTIDIAHQEFDTDEFYFTIVDCPGHRDFVKNMITGASQADNAVLVVAADDGVAPQTREHVFLARTLGIGELIIAINKMDVVDYSEDTYKQVTEEVQNLLKQVRFQSDNATFVPISAFEGDNIADASDNTSWYDGKTLLEALNDLPAPEPPTDAPLRLPIQDVYTISGIGTVPVGRIETGTLNPGDNVSFQPSDVGGEVKTVEMHHEEVDQAGPGDNVGFNVRGVGKDDIRRGDVCGPADEPPSVAETFKAQVVVMQHPSVITAGYTPVFHAHTAQVACTIEAIDQKLDPASGEVAEENPDFIKSGDAAVVTVRPQKPLSIEPSGDIPELGSFAVRDMGQTIAAGKVLEVNER; this comes from the coding sequence ATGAGTGACAAACCGCACCAGAACTTGGCCATCATCGGCCACGTTGACCACGGTAAGAGTACGCTGGTCGGGCGACTCCTGTTCGAGACAGGATCCGTCCCGGAACACGTAATCGAGCAGCACCGAGAAGAAGCAGAAGAGAAGGGCAAGGGCGGCTTCGAGTTCGCCTACGTCATGGACAACCTCGCCGAAGAGCGTGAGCGTGGTGTCACCATCGACATCGCCCACCAAGAGTTCGACACCGACGAGTTCTACTTCACCATCGTCGACTGTCCGGGCCACCGTGACTTCGTGAAGAACATGATCACGGGTGCTTCGCAGGCTGACAACGCGGTCCTCGTCGTCGCCGCTGACGACGGTGTCGCGCCGCAGACCCGCGAGCACGTCTTCCTCGCCCGTACGCTGGGTATCGGCGAGCTCATCATCGCCATCAACAAGATGGACGTTGTCGACTACAGCGAAGACACCTACAAGCAGGTCACCGAAGAGGTCCAGAACCTGCTGAAGCAGGTCCGCTTCCAGTCTGACAACGCGACGTTCGTCCCTATCTCGGCGTTCGAGGGCGACAACATCGCAGACGCGTCGGACAACACGTCGTGGTACGACGGGAAGACGCTCCTCGAAGCACTTAACGACCTGCCGGCACCGGAGCCGCCGACGGACGCGCCGCTCCGCCTGCCCATTCAGGACGTTTACACCATCTCGGGTATCGGTACCGTCCCCGTCGGACGTATCGAGACGGGTACGCTCAACCCCGGTGACAACGTCTCCTTCCAGCCGTCCGACGTTGGCGGCGAAGTGAAGACGGTCGAGATGCACCACGAGGAAGTCGATCAGGCCGGTCCCGGTGACAACGTCGGATTCAACGTCCGTGGCGTCGGTAAGGACGACATCCGCCGTGGTGACGTCTGTGGCCCCGCCGACGAGCCGCCGTCCGTCGCCGAGACGTTCAAGGCGCAGGTCGTCGTCATGCAGCACCCCTCGGTCATCACCGCTGGCTACACGCCGGTCTTCCACGCCCACACGGCGCAGGTCGCGTGTACCATCGAAGCGATCGACCAGAAGCTCGACCCCGCCTCGGGTGAGGTCGCAGAGGAGAACCCGGACTTCATCAAGTCCGGCGACGCGGCTGTCGTGACGGTCCGACCGCAAAAGCCGCTCAGCATCGAACCGTCCGGTGACATTCCGGAACTCGGTTCCTTCGCCGTCCGTGACATGGGTCAGACCATCGCGGCCGGGAAGGTCCTCGAGGTCAACGAGCGATAG